CCTGAGACCAGAATTTGATTATGATGCGTTTTTTAAGCAGATTTCCAGCGCCAAAGAAGTCTTCATTCAGCACTACAGTGATACTTACTCGACACCTGTGTACCCCCCCTCCTGGATGGTAACGGAGGTTATGACGTTTGGCAGCTGGTCCAGTGCTTATGCGGGATTATCCGTCAGAGATCAACGTGAAATCGCGCGCATGTTCAGTCTGAACAGCAATGAAGTTTTGGGCTCGTGGTTTCATACATTGTCACACCTGCGTAACCTCTGTGCTCATCATAACCGTATATGGAACCGCCATTTTCAGGTTTTCGCGCCGATGCATATGAAGGGATATGAGCACCACTTTTCACGTAAGAACACCCTCTACTGCCGTCTGGCCATACTCAAATATCTCTCCGACCAGGTATCGTGGAGTGATGGGCTGAAAGAACAGCTGGACAACCTCATGGCACAACGTCCTGATTGCGTGACATGGGAAAAAATGGGATTCATGGAGGGGTGGCGAACCGATGTTCTCTGGACCCGCTCGATAAATCCTCCTG
This window of the Pantoea phytobeneficialis genome carries:
- a CDS encoding Abi family protein, with amino-acid sequence MRKLAGFFLSVYLWVKGGFLARKAEHSKVPYTKPTNSPDELISKLRERGLIIQDHAVAENALRFIGYYRLRGYFYPYYRMTDERVPQPVEPKHFLPDTTIEQVISLYEFDRRLRLIILEQIQKVEVALRTCLSEHMSGRYGPHWFMNLAILRPEFDYDAFFKQISSAKEVFIQHYSDTYSTPVYPPSWMVTEVMTFGSWSSAYAGLSVRDQREIARMFSLNSNEVLGSWFHTLSHLRNLCAHHNRIWNRHFQVFAPMHMKGYEHHFSRKNTLYCRLAILKYLSDQVSWSDGLKEQLDNLMAQRPDCVTWEKMGFMEGWRTDVLWTRSINPPA